A region from the Brachyspira hampsonii genome encodes:
- a CDS encoding ABC transporter ATP-binding protein — protein sequence MLIKKLKEFFKKDDRPFDYGAVTEEHMQKYYSKVEKHPYRRMFSYAMKHKKLFIPSFILSVGYTIINILPPFFGQMAIAITGGKRVDILDKIPLVADLAAKFSNINTKDITQQLLSGDSIANPIIIAQFAFIIIIGFIYVLFRVSFDYVKTFLFAFTAQEIGKDVRADMMRGLLNTDIAYFKQEKEGDLMSRVINESGTIESFLSGTLPNMITVPLTLILTLAMLLILNVKLTIACFVAAPLIGLGIDKISKLIKSRVTAQQNLLGSTTSIIQEDIRGIEVIKIFSKEDAEVSRYKTLYGELINLMRKMSLLVSLNRPMTELVMIAAMLIILAYGGFLIFKGEMPFEFLWGFLLYMLNISTPVRDLSGIFMNLQMTKGVALRVFQIIDLPAENVDDKTKKEMKPIEHSITFENVHFEYPRRNDSQPFHLGPVSFNVKKGDVVAFVGNSGGGKTTLISLIPKLFTPSEGVIRFDGIDINELNTRSVRNQIGVVSQENILFYGTVRENILYANPDATDDDLIRAAKIAHADEFILKLPNGYDTHIGPRGVMLSGGQRQRIALARAVVKRPSILILDEATSALDTESEMYVQKALNEIINLQTTFVIAHRLSTIKNATYICVVENGKITESGTHEELMKRGGKYQYLYSLQFRDE from the coding sequence ATGCTTATAAAAAAATTAAAAGAATTTTTTAAAAAAGATGACAGACCTTTTGATTATGGTGCAGTTACAGAAGAACATATGCAAAAGTATTATTCAAAAGTTGAAAAGCATCCTTATAGAAGAATGTTTTCTTATGCAATGAAACATAAGAAATTGTTTATACCATCTTTTATATTAAGTGTTGGATATACAATAATAAATATATTACCTCCATTTTTTGGTCAGATGGCTATAGCTATAACAGGGGGAAAAAGAGTTGATATTTTAGATAAAATTCCATTAGTAGCAGACTTAGCAGCTAAGTTTAGTAATATAAATACAAAAGATATAACTCAGCAGCTTTTAAGCGGAGATTCGATTGCTAATCCCATAATAATAGCACAGTTTGCATTTATTATCATAATAGGATTTATTTATGTATTGTTTAGAGTTAGCTTTGATTATGTAAAAACTTTTCTTTTTGCCTTTACTGCCCAAGAAATAGGTAAAGATGTTCGTGCGGATATGATGAGAGGACTTCTTAATACTGATATCGCCTATTTCAAACAGGAAAAAGAGGGAGATTTGATGAGCAGGGTTATCAATGAGTCTGGAACAATAGAAAGTTTTTTATCTGGTACACTTCCAAATATGATTACGGTTCCTTTAACTTTAATACTTACATTAGCTATGCTTCTTATATTGAATGTAAAACTTACAATAGCATGTTTTGTAGCAGCCCCATTAATAGGATTAGGTATAGATAAGATATCAAAACTTATAAAATCAAGAGTTACAGCACAGCAGAATTTGTTAGGCAGTACAACTTCAATTATACAGGAGGATATAAGAGGAATAGAGGTTATAAAAATATTTTCTAAAGAGGATGCTGAAGTTTCAAGGTATAAAACTTTATACGGTGAGCTTATTAATTTAATGAGAAAGATGAGTTTGCTTGTTTCTCTTAACAGACCTATGACAGAACTTGTAATGATAGCTGCTATGCTCATTATACTTGCTTATGGTGGATTTTTAATATTTAAGGGAGAAATGCCTTTTGAGTTTTTATGGGGATTTTTACTTTATATGCTTAATATATCCACTCCTGTTAGAGATTTATCCGGAATATTTATGAATTTACAGATGACTAAAGGGGTAGCTCTTAGAGTATTTCAGATTATAGATTTGCCTGCTGAAAATGTTGATGATAAAACTAAAAAAGAAATGAAGCCGATAGAACATTCAATTACTTTTGAAAATGTTCATTTTGAGTATCCAAGAAGAAATGATTCTCAGCCTTTCCATTTAGGACCTGTAAGTTTTAATGTGAAGAAAGGTGATGTTGTTGCTTTTGTTGGTAATTCAGGCGGCGGTAAAACTACTTTGATAAGTTTAATACCGAAATTGTTTACTCCAAGCGAAGGAGTTATAAGGTTTGACGGCATTGACATAAATGAGTTAAATACAAGAAGTGTGAGAAATCAAATAGGGGTAGTATCTCAGGAAAATATTTTATTTTATGGAACTGTAAGAGAAAATATTTTATATGCTAATCCTGATGCTACAGATGATGATCTGATAAGGGCAGCAAAAATAGCACATGCTGATGAGTTTATTTTGAAATTGCCTAATGGTTATGATACGCATATAGGTCCAAGAGGGGTAATGCTTTCAGGAGGTCAGCGTCAAAGAATAGCATTGGCAAGAGCCGTAGTTAAGAGACCTTCCATACTTATACTTGATGAGGCTACTAGTGCTTTGGATACTGAAAGTGAAATGTATGTTCAAAAAGCTTTAAATGAAATTATTAATCTTCAAACTACATTTGTTATAGCACATAGACTTTCTACTATCAAAAATGCTACATATATATGCGTAGTTGAAAATGGTAAAATAACAGAATCAGGTACTCATGAAGAATTGATGAAAAGAGGCGGAAAATATCAATATCTGTATTCATTACAATTTAGAGATGAATAA
- a CDS encoding ABC transporter ATP-binding protein — translation MSDNKEVLINIENLKKTYAGPPKVEVLKSINLKVYKNEILAVTGESGSGKTTLLNLIGGIDDITEGSIDILGNNIGKMNEGQLAHFRNSSLGYVFQFHNLLGEFSALENVMIPSLMLKYNKKEAREKAESLLETVGLKDRMEHRIGELSGGEAQRVAIARALINKPSVVLADEPTGNLDKKNAEVVRELLWNMTKQSNASLIIVTHSVSIANMADRKLRLEYGENLIEY, via the coding sequence ATGAGTGATAATAAAGAAGTTCTTATTAATATAGAAAATTTAAAAAAGACTTATGCCGGACCTCCTAAAGTAGAAGTATTAAAATCTATAAATTTAAAAGTTTATAAAAATGAAATACTTGCCGTAACAGGTGAATCAGGCAGCGGAAAAACTACTCTTTTAAATTTAATAGGCGGTATAGATGATATTACTGAAGGCAGTATAGATATACTAGGTAATAATATTGGTAAAATGAATGAGGGACAATTAGCACATTTTAGAAATAGTTCTCTTGGATATGTGTTTCAGTTTCATAATTTGCTAGGTGAGTTTAGTGCTTTAGAAAATGTGATGATACCATCTTTAATGCTTAAATATAATAAAAAAGAAGCAAGAGAAAAAGCTGAAAGCCTTCTTGAAACTGTTGGTTTGAAAGATAGAATGGAGCATAGAATAGGGGAGCTTTCAGGAGGCGAGGCACAAAGAGTTGCTATCGCAAGGGCTTTAATAAATAAGCCAAGTGTTGTATTAGCTGATGAACCTACAGGAAACTTAGATAAAAAAAATGCTGAAGTTGTTAGAGAATTATTATGGAATATGACAAAGCAAAGTAATGCTTCTTTAATAATAGTTACGCATTCTGTTTCTATTGCCAATATGGCTGATAGAAAACTTCGTTTAGAATATGGAGAGAATTTAATAGAATATTGA